In Geminocystis sp. NIES-3709, a single genomic region encodes these proteins:
- a CDS encoding Uma2 family endonuclease → MTAVIAKPNWESNLTAQSFLSQPSKLVVEVVSTNWEDDYIDKLTEYQLLGIQEYWLIDYLAVASRTWLSNPKQPTIFVCTLDENNIYQIKSYQDTSVIISHTFPELKLTPVELFEK, encoded by the coding sequence ATGACAGCAGTTATCGCAAAACCAAATTGGGAATCTAACTTAACTGCTCAATCGTTTTTATCTCAACCATCAAAATTAGTGGTGGAGGTAGTCTCGACTAATTGGGAAGACGATTATATTGATAAATTAACGGAATATCAACTTTTAGGTATTCAAGAATATTGGTTAATTGATTATCTTGCTGTAGCGAGTCGCACTTGGTTAAGTAATCCCAAACAACCGACTATTTTTGTCTGTACCTTAGATGAAAATAATATTTATCAAATTAAATCTTATCAAGATACTTCTGTTATCATTTCTCATACTTTCCCTGAATTAAAATTAACTCCCGTAGAACTATTTGAAAAATGA
- a CDS encoding methyl-accepting chemotaxis protein, whose protein sequence is MTQAPDKPKLDRSTISPNLPQISASSKPIPQKNPLPIVSWFYNISIRKKQVFVLVTAQAISIVALLSVGIIQVVQGGREQLVNQSISELEATKINYSIKVNQMGFGFRGQSDNLAIINAALINVNGGNLNPQERSIVRRILQNEIKARNIEYATLVGRDQRIIVNANNERTGQEFNPNGLVSQVINNPQQIKTTEITPWTDLAKELPPIFPSLSQNQDVLTRYTFTPVFRPGTQQVIGVLVSGDVVDGKFSIVEDTIREFKGGYSAIYKITGDKKFSLSSALTETDTARGQSLTTETLLKLALENPDDIVSVRDQVGENTYTFTAQIIPNFQKQPVGILVRGTPETALNKIISGNLSVQGQTAVAVLILNLLLILILGRVIAKPIESLQLTAELFAEGDYTRRTDIQGNDEIGKLARTFNYLADNIAQTESILMLDSSKISLFQEITGSRTLDEDDLNSVFDRALPKAKEILQVDRLVIYRFKPDWSGYISNEAGDFDLPSALSEEINDPCIPPELRNAYLNGRVVPTENVYTAGFAEEHEALMYRLQIKSNLVVPIISQGQLFALLIAHHCRQHHTWEEREITFLGQIALRFGVILDRVNILKNQMAAANRAEQLKEITLSLASSLTRTQVLDSAVKEIRTALKTDRTIVYEFDETWRGTIIAESVALNFPSALGATVADPCFADRYVEQYQQGRVQATSDIYRAGLTQCHIKQLEPFAVKANLVAPILVNRKLIGLLICHQCSGVRNWEVMEIELFTQLATQVGLSLERVKLLELQLNAEIIQREGKELLQRRALELLMQVDPVSQGDLTIRATVTEDEIGTIADSYNATIESLRKIVSEVQTAAAEVAKTTTTNENDVRILRQEIEEQVGNISEALQTINQMSRSSNLVAENAEQAEEALQKAQESVEIGDSAMNRTVKSIIEIRSTVQQAAEQVKKLGDTTQNISTVVGLIGRFAAQTHLLALKASIEAARAGEQGTGFAVIAEEVRTLATQSAQATADIDKLVNEIINETKVVVTAMEEGTEQVIEGSKLVEETRQSLNQIAAATTQINELVEAIAAAAFEQSENSEDVKSKMSEVAKVAEKTTASVIQLSDSFVELQEVARKLESNVSQFKVS, encoded by the coding sequence ATGACTCAAGCACCAGATAAACCAAAATTAGATAGATCAACTATTTCCCCTAATTTACCTCAGATTTCGGCATCTTCTAAACCAATTCCCCAAAAAAATCCTCTTCCTATAGTGTCATGGTTTTATAACATATCGATTCGCAAAAAACAGGTTTTTGTATTGGTAACTGCTCAAGCAATCTCGATCGTGGCATTACTGAGTGTGGGAATTATTCAAGTAGTTCAAGGGGGTAGAGAACAACTGGTTAACCAATCTATTTCCGAGTTGGAAGCGACAAAGATTAACTACAGTATTAAAGTTAATCAAATGGGGTTCGGTTTTCGAGGACAATCTGATAACTTAGCAATTATTAATGCGGCTTTGATTAATGTTAATGGTGGTAATTTAAACCCTCAAGAACGATCGATTGTGCGTCGAATTCTGCAAAATGAGATCAAAGCTCGTAATATTGAATATGCTACTCTCGTAGGAAGGGATCAAAGAATTATTGTCAATGCCAATAACGAGCGTACAGGACAAGAATTTAATCCCAATGGCTTAGTGTCCCAAGTTATTAATAATCCTCAACAAATCAAAACCACTGAAATTACCCCTTGGACAGATTTAGCGAAGGAATTACCTCCTATTTTTCCTAGTCTTTCTCAAAATCAAGATGTATTGACTCGTTATACCTTTACTCCAGTATTTCGTCCGGGTACACAACAAGTAATTGGAGTATTAGTATCAGGGGATGTGGTAGATGGCAAATTCTCGATCGTGGAAGATACCATCAGAGAATTTAAAGGGGGCTATAGTGCTATCTATAAAATAACTGGAGACAAGAAATTTAGTTTATCCAGTGCATTAACAGAAACAGATACAGCAAGAGGACAATCTCTGACAACGGAAACCCTCTTAAAACTTGCCTTGGAAAATCCAGATGACATCGTTTCTGTAAGAGATCAAGTCGGAGAAAACACTTACACTTTTACGGCTCAAATTATTCCAAATTTTCAAAAGCAGCCCGTTGGTATTCTTGTAAGAGGAACTCCTGAAACAGCACTCAATAAAATTATTTCTGGTAATTTAAGTGTACAAGGTCAAACGGCGGTGGCAGTACTTATCTTAAATTTACTATTAATCTTGATTTTGGGACGAGTAATTGCAAAACCGATTGAATCTTTGCAGTTGACGGCGGAATTATTTGCAGAAGGAGATTACACTAGGAGAACGGATATTCAAGGAAATGATGAAATTGGTAAATTAGCTCGTACTTTCAATTATTTAGCGGATAACATTGCACAAACTGAATCTATTTTAATGTTAGATTCCAGCAAAATTAGTCTTTTCCAAGAAATAACTGGTTCTCGTACCCTTGATGAAGATGATCTTAATAGTGTTTTCGATCGAGCATTACCGAAAGCTAAAGAAATTTTACAAGTCGATCGTCTTGTTATCTATCGTTTTAAGCCTGATTGGAGTGGATATATCAGCAATGAAGCCGGAGATTTTGATTTACCTAGTGCGCTAAGTGAAGAAATTAACGATCCTTGTATTCCACCTGAATTAAGAAATGCTTACTTAAATGGTCGAGTTGTTCCCACCGAAAACGTTTATACAGCAGGATTTGCCGAAGAACACGAAGCCTTAATGTATCGTTTACAAATTAAATCTAATTTAGTTGTACCGATTATCAGTCAAGGACAATTATTCGCCCTTCTCATCGCCCATCATTGCAGACAACATCATACTTGGGAAGAAAGAGAAATCACCTTTTTAGGTCAAATTGCCCTACGATTTGGGGTTATTTTGGACAGGGTAAACATTCTTAAAAACCAAATGGCTGCGGCTAATAGAGCAGAACAACTTAAAGAAATTACTCTTTCTCTAGCCAGTAGTTTAACTAGAACACAAGTATTAGATTCTGCTGTTAAAGAAATTCGTACAGCCTTAAAAACTGATCGTACCATCGTCTATGAATTTGATGAAACTTGGAGAGGAACTATAATTGCTGAATCTGTGGCGTTAAATTTTCCCTCCGCTTTGGGTGCAACTGTTGCAGATCCTTGTTTTGCCGATCGATATGTGGAACAGTATCAACAAGGGAGAGTTCAAGCTACTTCAGACATTTATCGAGCTGGTTTAACTCAATGTCACATCAAACAATTAGAACCATTTGCCGTCAAAGCGAATTTAGTCGCTCCTATTCTTGTTAACCGTAAATTAATCGGTTTGTTAATTTGTCATCAATGTTCAGGTGTCCGTAATTGGGAAGTAATGGAAATTGAACTATTTACTCAATTAGCTACCCAAGTTGGTTTAAGTTTAGAGCGGGTAAAACTTCTTGAATTGCAGTTAAATGCTGAGATAATTCAAAGAGAAGGTAAAGAATTACTGCAACGACGAGCTTTAGAACTGTTAATGCAAGTTGATCCCGTTTCTCAGGGTGATTTAACTATTCGTGCAACGGTGACAGAAGATGAAATTGGTACGATCGCTGACTCCTATAATGCCACCATTGAGAGTTTAAGAAAAATTGTATCAGAGGTACAAACGGCGGCCGCAGAAGTAGCAAAAACGACCACCACTAACGAGAATGATGTAAGAATCCTACGTCAAGAAATTGAGGAACAAGTAGGAAATATTAGTGAAGCCTTACAAACTATTAACCAGATGAGTCGTTCTAGTAATTTGGTAGCAGAAAATGCCGAACAAGCGGAAGAAGCCCTGCAAAAAGCTCAAGAAAGTGTCGAAATAGGTGACTCAGCGATGAATCGTACGGTAAAATCTATTATTGAAATTCGATCGACAGTACAACAAGCGGCTGAACAGGTTAAAAAATTAGGGGATACAACCCAAAATATTTCGACAGTAGTCGGACTGATTGGCAGATTTGCCGCTCAAACTCACCTTTTGGCATTAAAAGCCTCGATCGAGGCCGCAAGGGCTGGAGAGCAAGGAACTGGTTTTGCGGTAATTGCAGAAGAAGTAAGAACTTTAGCAACTCAATCCGCCCAAGCAACAGCAGACATTGATAAATTGGTTAATGAGATTATCAACGAAACCAAAGTCGTTGTTACAGCTATGGAGGAAGGTACTGAGCAGGTAATTGAAGGTAGTAAATTGGTAGAAGAAACCCGCCAAAGTTTAAACCAGATTGCTGCCGCTACAACTCAAATTAATGAATTAGTAGAAGCGATCGCAGCTGCGGCCTTTGAACAGTCAGAAAACTCTGAAGATGTTAAATCTAAAATGTCAGAAGTGGCTAAAGTGGCAGAAAAAACTACTGCTTCCGTAATTCAATTATCAGATTCTTTCGTAGAATTACAAGAGGTGGCTCGAAAATTGGAGTCTAACGTATCCCAGTTTAAAGTTAGTTGA